From the Selenomonas timonae genome, one window contains:
- a CDS encoding Ppx/GppA phosphatase family protein translates to MLHAIIDIGSNTIRMAVYQIDGREFTLLLKRKHTVGLAGYLSHGRLVREGVEKTVKILRGFMEFIETFGIAHVHAFATAALRSATNSRAATEEITRRTGVSIRIISGEEEAAYDFIGATASIAHADGIMVDIGGGSTEIISYAAHKMQGRWSLPIGSLAMSKAHVAGLLPSGDECAAIRAAVTAILDSAPEVRALRAQHMIGMGGVLSSASRMHGLLYPDETPRLIDARHLPAMIGLFSTGQTLSEADTAVLLRSAPDRLHTIIPGMVIAHTLAEIFAAEDILYSDSGVREGYIWKEIIGVEQ, encoded by the coding sequence ATGCTGCACGCAATCATCGACATCGGCTCGAACACCATCCGCATGGCGGTCTACCAGATCGATGGCAGGGAGTTCACCCTCCTGCTGAAACGCAAGCATACGGTCGGGCTTGCAGGCTATCTCTCGCACGGACGGCTCGTGCGCGAGGGGGTAGAAAAGACGGTCAAGATCCTGCGCGGCTTCATGGAGTTCATCGAGACATTCGGCATCGCGCACGTTCATGCCTTTGCGACGGCGGCACTGCGCTCTGCGACCAACAGCCGCGCCGCGACCGAGGAGATCACGCGGCGCACGGGCGTCTCCATCCGCATCATCAGCGGCGAGGAGGAGGCTGCGTACGACTTCATCGGCGCGACCGCAAGCATCGCCCATGCGGACGGCATCATGGTCGACATCGGCGGCGGCAGCACCGAGATCATCTCCTATGCGGCGCATAAGATGCAGGGGCGTTGGAGCCTCCCGATCGGCTCGCTTGCCATGTCGAAGGCGCACGTTGCGGGATTGCTCCCGAGTGGTGACGAGTGTGCGGCGATTCGTGCGGCGGTCACAGCAATACTGGACAGTGCCCCCGAGGTGCGTGCGCTGCGCGCGCAGCATATGATCGGCATGGGCGGCGTCCTCAGCAGCGCGAGTCGCATGCATGGGCTGCTTTATCCCGATGAGACGCCGCGCCTCATCGACGCGCGTCATCTGCCTGCGATGATCGGCCTGTTTTCTACGGGACAGACCCTCAGCGAGGCTGATACCGCCGTCCTCCTGCGCTCCGCCCCCGACCGCCTCCACACAATCATCCCTGGCATGGTCATCGCTCACACCCTCGCCGAGATCTTCGCGGCCGAGGACATCCTCTACAGCGACTCAGGCGTCAGAGAGGGATATATATGGAAAGAAATCATCGGGGTGGAGCAGTGA
- a CDS encoding type II toxin-antitoxin system RelB/DinJ family antitoxin encodes MANALVQFRTDETERTKAAAICAALGMDLPTYLRMCVSRLVRERGIPFHMHLDDAPMMRGIRAMQHASMIAHEEGIASNRPHLWEDLDDLLPNRTQTVEAQHKRIPVEEEDAFHRTVVPPRLAQIALDLLHRLHRERHVAVHRAIAAPIVAAPLRHLHEQRIRLIRRPISCPCVFHRILPIFIMLHL; translated from the coding sequence ATGGCAAACGCTTTGGTACAATTTCGCACAGATGAGACGGAGCGGACGAAAGCCGCTGCAATCTGTGCTGCACTCGGCATGGATCTCCCGACCTATCTTCGTATGTGTGTCTCCCGCCTCGTCCGCGAGCGCGGAATCCCGTTTCACATGCATCTGGATGACGCGCCGATGATGCGCGGCATCCGCGCAATGCAGCATGCCTCGATGATTGCACACGAAGAGGGCATAGCATCCAATCGACCCCACCTCTGGGAAGATCTCGATGATCTTCTCCCCAATCGCACGCAGACGGTCGAAGCCCAGCACAAACGCATCCCCGTTGAGGAGGAAGATGCGTTCCACCGCACCGTAGTACCGCCGCGCCTCGCGCAGATCGCGCTCGATCTGCTCCATCGTCTCCACCGCGAACGGCACGTCGCGGTACATCGTGCAATAGCTGCACCGATTGTGGCTGCACCCCTGCGTCACCTACACGAGCAGCGAATCCGCCTCATACGGCGGCCGATAAGTTGTCCCTGTGTATTTCATCGCATCCTCCCTATTTTCATCATGTTACACCTGTAA
- a CDS encoding menaquinone biosynthesis protein encodes MSVRLGHIAFLNVLPLTYALAHGAAEGLDILRASPAQLNGRLEAKNLDVSGVSSITYARHAADLLILPDVCIASDGDVRSVLLVSRAPAEEIKDGRVLLSDKSASSHALLKIILRRAYDAAPVYETRALTPADPVPDGAVGALFIGDDALELYHHPPDGIYIYDLAREWKRLTGMRMVFGIWAAARAFAAAHPEELRLVHGRIAAAFRDWQTVKDAAISEVLADGRFTREELRAYLGSAVVWQLDEETIAGLRLFYRYAAEDGLIVRAPEIELACV; translated from the coding sequence ATGAGTGTGCGGCTGGGTCATATCGCGTTTTTGAATGTGCTGCCGCTGACGTATGCGCTCGCGCACGGGGCGGCGGAGGGGCTGGATATCCTGCGCGCCTCACCTGCACAGCTGAACGGGCGGCTTGAGGCGAAGAATCTGGATGTGTCGGGGGTGTCCTCGATCACGTATGCACGGCACGCGGCAGATCTGCTCATCCTGCCTGATGTGTGCATTGCGTCCGACGGCGATGTGCGGAGCGTGCTGCTCGTCTCGCGCGCCCCCGCCGAGGAGATCAAGGACGGCCGCGTCCTGCTCTCAGATAAATCGGCGTCCTCGCACGCCCTGCTGAAGATCATACTGCGCCGCGCGTATGATGCAGCGCCAGTCTATGAAACACGGGCGCTCACGCCGGCTGACCCCGTGCCAGATGGGGCGGTGGGCGCGCTCTTCATCGGGGACGATGCACTCGAACTATATCATCACCCGCCCGATGGGATCTACATCTACGATCTCGCACGCGAATGGAAGCGGCTCACGGGCATGCGCATGGTGTTCGGTATCTGGGCGGCGGCACGCGCATTTGCGGCGGCGCATCCCGAGGAGCTGCGGCTCGTTCACGGGCGGATTGCGGCGGCGTTTCGCGACTGGCAGACGGTCAAGGATGCGGCAATCAGCGAGGTGCTTGCAGATGGGCGTTTCACGCGCGAAGAGCTGCGGGCATACCTCGGCAGCGCTGTCGTTTGGCAGCTGGATGAGGAGACGATCGCTGGACTGCGCCTATTCTATCGGTACGCGGCGGAGGACGGGCTGATTGTACGTGCGCCTGAGATCGAGCTTGCCTGTGTTTGA
- a CDS encoding pyridoxal-phosphate dependent enzyme has product MHFYCERCKKEYPVATHAYACECGGLFRLYQSAMDAGDRHEAVTLGEVETPLLPLVIDGCRYYFKMEDRQPTGSFKDRGAKRLIGELAHLGIDRVAVDSAGNAGAAVAAYAAAAGIACRVYVPDDISAERAKQITAYGADVVRVPNGRMNASSVLRAELGSDYYASHVYNPLFADGIKSMAHEIYHQLDDNVPDYIIVPIGNGSLLLGLYQGFAELGRLPHFVGVQSTKCAPVVEAFHDLPETPRKNTIAETIRVGAPPRMEDILKALRRSGGDAVAVEDSEILKAAKTLNRRGIYAELTAAAGLAGARAFFADGMPDNYRVIIPVPGSGLKR; this is encoded by the coding sequence ATGCACTTCTACTGTGAGCGCTGCAAAAAGGAATACCCCGTCGCAACGCACGCCTATGCGTGTGAATGCGGTGGGCTTTTTCGTCTGTATCAGAGCGCGATGGACGCGGGCGACCGCCACGAGGCGGTGACGCTCGGTGAGGTGGAGACGCCGCTCCTGCCGCTCGTCATCGACGGATGCCGCTACTACTTCAAAATGGAGGATCGTCAGCCGACCGGTTCGTTCAAGGATCGCGGGGCGAAGCGCCTCATCGGCGAGCTTGCACATCTTGGCATCGACCGTGTCGCAGTCGACTCGGCGGGCAATGCGGGCGCGGCGGTCGCGGCATATGCGGCGGCGGCGGGCATCGCGTGCAGGGTCTACGTGCCCGATGACATCTCTGCCGAGCGCGCAAAGCAGATCACGGCGTACGGTGCCGATGTCGTGCGCGTGCCGAACGGGCGCATGAACGCAAGCAGTGTCCTGCGCGCGGAACTCGGCAGCGACTACTATGCCTCGCACGTCTACAATCCGCTCTTTGCCGATGGGATCAAGAGCATGGCACACGAGATCTATCACCAGCTGGATGATAACGTGCCCGACTACATCATCGTCCCCATTGGGAACGGTTCACTTCTCCTTGGGCTCTATCAGGGCTTTGCAGAGCTCGGCCGCCTGCCGCATTTCGTCGGCGTGCAGAGTACGAAATGTGCGCCCGTGGTCGAGGCATTCCACGATCTGCCCGAGACACCGCGCAAGAATACGATTGCCGAGACCATCCGCGTGGGTGCGCCGCCACGCATGGAGGACATCCTGAAGGCACTGCGCCGCAGCGGGGGCGATGCCGTCGCCGTCGAGGACAGCGAGATCCTCAAGGCGGCAAAGACACTCAACCGACGCGGCATCTACGCCGAGCTGACCGCAGCGGCGGGGCTTGCGGGCGCGCGTGCCTTCTTTGCGGACGGCATGCCCGACAACTATCGCGTCATCATCCCCGTGCCCGGCAGCGGGCTGAAGCGGTAG
- a CDS encoding phosphoethanolamine transferase — protein sequence MKVSTERANEWIRYAAAAGAYFLTLVACYINMGQDMGAEYFLPALLPVLAALMLMQYGTGVPLFSRGMLGAMVPGLLWCLTFPLLYAWTYRQDWYRSLIFYDFLIGTAYMLVLAALGGVLFHLGHRRLTAALLSVLGFLMSLIPLTQIAYYMTVWHALSPASLMALYLTNWHEAGDYIQSTVGVLPAALVVLLLLLLIYLSYRSYLVFARCIYPSAEGSRMGSLVLVMIAAAGIHVALIPESSIAGLYKDVTSYVEETQSYSLHQDERYASLIIDMENTLATRAPGTVIFVIGESASRNYMHYYTPSFPYENTPWMEQMAAEREGFLVYRNTYSSWTQTVPVLERALTEKSQYNDKEFFESASLLDVAKKIGYHTYWFSNQGRYGQFDSAITMVAKTADVAEWTDDSYTFTTKYDESLLPYLTRIDPNVNNFIVLHLMGSHIYYNNRYPDEWAKFAAEDGESAMTSAPSYANSILYTDYILSQIFSYAEKNLNLRAMVYFSDHGENLKISHNPDVFSFDMVRIPFFIYLSPEYHAALPQRAAMLESRRDAYFTNDMMYDTVCGLLGAPNNRYDPRQDFSSPAYGFTRETLTTMFGNHALTEDHTDEGTGGNLASPVATGEVANEVSR from the coding sequence ATGAAGGTATCGACAGAGCGGGCAAATGAATGGATCCGCTATGCGGCGGCGGCAGGAGCGTATTTTCTGACGCTCGTCGCATGTTACATCAATATGGGGCAGGATATGGGCGCGGAGTATTTTCTCCCCGCGCTCCTTCCTGTCCTTGCGGCGCTTATGCTCATGCAGTATGGGACGGGTGTTCCGCTCTTCTCGCGTGGAATGCTCGGGGCGATGGTGCCCGGGCTGCTCTGGTGTCTTACCTTTCCGCTTCTCTATGCGTGGACGTATCGGCAGGACTGGTATCGCTCGCTGATCTTCTATGACTTTCTCATCGGGACGGCGTATATGCTCGTGCTCGCGGCACTGGGCGGTGTCCTTTTCCACCTTGGGCATCGGCGGCTGACGGCAGCGCTCCTCTCTGTGCTCGGCTTCCTCATGTCGCTCATCCCACTGACGCAGATTGCCTATTATATGACGGTCTGGCATGCGCTCAGCCCGGCATCGCTCATGGCGCTCTATCTGACGAACTGGCATGAGGCGGGGGACTATATCCAGTCGACTGTGGGGGTTCTGCCCGCTGCGCTCGTTGTACTCCTCCTGCTGTTGCTCATCTATCTCTCCTACCGCAGCTACCTCGTGTTCGCACGATGCATCTATCCGAGCGCGGAAGGATCGCGCATGGGCAGCCTTGTTCTCGTCATGATCGCCGCAGCAGGGATACATGTCGCACTCATCCCCGAGAGTTCGATTGCGGGCCTCTACAAAGATGTGACGAGCTATGTTGAGGAGACGCAGTCGTATAGCCTGCATCAGGACGAGAGATATGCGTCACTCATCATCGATATGGAGAATACCCTTGCGACACGTGCGCCGGGGACGGTGATCTTCGTCATCGGCGAGTCTGCTTCGCGCAACTATATGCACTACTATACGCCGTCCTTCCCGTATGAGAATACACCGTGGATGGAGCAGATGGCGGCCGAGCGTGAGGGCTTCCTCGTCTATCGGAATACCTACTCCTCGTGGACGCAGACGGTGCCTGTTCTCGAGCGCGCGCTGACGGAGAAGAGCCAGTACAACGACAAGGAGTTCTTCGAGTCGGCATCGCTCCTCGATGTGGCGAAAAAAATCGGCTACCATACCTACTGGTTCAGCAATCAGGGGCGCTACGGGCAGTTCGACAGTGCGATCACGATGGTCGCGAAGACGGCAGACGTGGCGGAGTGGACGGATGATTCGTACACCTTTACGACAAAGTATGACGAGAGCCTGCTCCCGTATCTCACGCGCATTGACCCGAATGTGAATAACTTCATCGTCCTACATCTGATGGGCAGTCATATCTACTACAACAACCGCTATCCCGATGAATGGGCGAAGTTCGCCGCCGAGGACGGCGAATCGGCGATGACAAGCGCGCCGTCGTATGCGAACAGCATCCTCTACACGGACTACATTCTCTCGCAGATCTTCAGCTACGCCGAGAAGAATCTGAACCTCCGCGCGATGGTCTATTTCTCTGACCACGGCGAAAATCTCAAGATCTCACACAATCCCGACGTGTTCAGCTTCGATATGGTGCGCATCCCGTTCTTCATTTATCTGTCGCCCGAGTACCACGCGGCGTTGCCGCAGCGTGCAGCGATGCTCGAATCCCGCCGCGATGCGTATTTTACGAACGATATGATGTACGATACGGTCTGCGGACTCCTCGGTGCGCCGAACAACCGCTACGATCCGCGGCAGGATTTCTCGAGTCCTGCCTACGGCTTCACGCGTGAGACGCTGACGACCATGTTCGGCAACCACGCGCTGACCGAGGATCATACGGATGAGGGGACGGGCGGTAATTTAGCTTCCCCCGTCGCGACGGGGGAAGTGGCGAACGAAGTGAGCCGATAG
- a CDS encoding PLP-dependent aminotransferase family protein: MKREEVVNHLKTFDPEIYGLLEEERQRQRYTLSLMPNMNAMSPFAKYLEGSVLTNSFFDRHDETTSGGLHLDAIVRKRAMELFHSDHAIVRLGNIVAASRVVFQALLEPGDTVLSFNLRKKDHVAGLSYNFENYGIEPGTQEIDWGAVREQAERVKPRLIIFSPVSYPRTIDYQILYEIAQTVDAYLWVDISQSVGLVAAKLVPSPVPLADVVTFSTRDSLRGPDGAVLLTKRDIAARMDAAVINTGHEALHMNHLAALGVVLREAGSERYRSYAAQVVQNAQVLARTLADHGASVLCGGTDTHLVLASAAAGIDTDAAVKAIGQMGIRVKTDNVPTMNSGLFLHALRLSTSNPTTRGMREEDIAYIGSLLAKPLTTVLSPEEIEKTRQEIVALVKDAPVFSEEWMGDSEG; encoded by the coding sequence ATGAAACGTGAAGAAGTCGTCAACCACCTGAAGACATTCGACCCCGAGATCTATGGTCTCTTGGAGGAGGAACGCCAGCGCCAGCGCTACACTCTCTCCCTCATGCCGAACATGAACGCCATGTCGCCGTTCGCGAAATATCTCGAGGGCAGCGTCCTCACGAACAGCTTCTTTGACCGCCACGACGAGACCACGAGCGGCGGCCTCCACCTTGACGCCATCGTGCGCAAGCGCGCCATGGAGCTCTTCCACAGCGACCACGCCATCGTGCGCCTCGGCAACATTGTCGCCGCCTCGCGTGTCGTCTTTCAGGCGCTGCTGGAGCCTGGCGACACCGTCCTCTCCTTCAACCTCAGGAAAAAGGATCACGTCGCGGGACTCTCCTACAACTTTGAGAACTACGGCATCGAGCCGGGCACGCAGGAGATCGACTGGGGGGCAGTACGGGAGCAGGCGGAGCGCGTAAAGCCGCGCCTCATTATCTTCTCGCCCGTCAGCTACCCGCGTACCATCGACTATCAGATCCTCTACGAGATTGCGCAGACCGTCGACGCCTACCTCTGGGTCGACATCAGCCAGTCCGTCGGACTCGTCGCGGCAAAGCTCGTGCCCTCGCCTGTGCCCCTCGCCGATGTCGTCACCTTCTCCACGCGCGACTCGCTGCGCGGCCCCGACGGCGCCGTCCTCCTCACGAAGCGCGACATCGCCGCGCGCATGGATGCCGCCGTCATCAACACGGGGCATGAGGCGCTGCACATGAACCACCTCGCCGCGCTCGGTGTCGTCCTGCGCGAGGCAGGCAGTGAGCGCTACCGCAGCTATGCCGCGCAGGTCGTACAGAACGCACAGGTACTCGCGCGCACCCTCGCCGACCACGGCGCCTCCGTCCTCTGCGGCGGTACGGATACCCACCTCGTCCTCGCCTCTGCCGCCGCCGGCATCGATACAGATGCGGCGGTCAAGGCAATCGGACAGATGGGCATCCGAGTCAAGACCGACAACGTCCCCACGATGAACTCCGGCCTCTTCCTCCACGCCCTGCGCCTCTCGACCTCGAACCCCACGACGCGCGGAATGCGCGAGGAGGACATCGCCTACATCGGCTCCCTGCTCGCAAAACCGCTTACCACCGTCCTCTCCCCTGAGGAGATCGAGAAGACGCGGCAGGAGATCGTCGCCCTCGTCAAGGATGCCCCCGTCTTCTCCGAAGAGTGGATGGGCGACTCCGAGGGCTGA
- a CDS encoding 3D domain-containing protein gives MKIRKLLLAARKLVQGARRHRELRRFRGALSIGTALAVTVPLALHAPAEAAHILVKEGMRGAAVQHVQELLIRGGYLDGAADGVAGPLTRAAIERCQEKNGLEVDGICGQATYLALSGGVPYDPVALGIREERAHEVSRGSSRSVYVSATGYSAFDPGNGNRTATGTMVRRGVIAVDPSVIPLGTRVFIPGYGEAVAEDVGGSIHGYRIDVAFDSHAEALMFGRQDLEIFIME, from the coding sequence ATGAAGATACGGAAACTCCTTTTGGCAGCACGAAAATTGGTACAGGGAGCGCGGCGGCACAGGGAGCTGCGGCGCTTCAGAGGAGCACTCTCGATCGGTACGGCACTCGCCGTGACTGTGCCGCTTGCACTCCATGCGCCTGCCGAGGCGGCACATATCCTCGTAAAGGAGGGAATGCGCGGTGCAGCGGTGCAGCATGTGCAGGAGCTCCTCATCAGGGGGGGCTATCTCGATGGTGCAGCGGACGGCGTTGCAGGCCCTCTTACACGCGCGGCAATTGAGCGCTGTCAGGAGAAGAATGGCCTCGAGGTGGATGGCATCTGCGGTCAGGCGACGTATCTTGCGCTTTCGGGCGGTGTCCCGTATGACCCTGTGGCGCTCGGGATTCGTGAGGAGCGCGCGCATGAGGTCAGCCGCGGCAGTAGCCGCTCGGTATATGTCTCGGCGACGGGCTACAGTGCGTTCGATCCGGGCAACGGGAATCGTACGGCGACGGGGACGATGGTACGGCGCGGCGTGATCGCTGTTGATCCGTCTGTCATTCCGCTCGGCACACGCGTCTTTATTCCGGGCTATGGTGAGGCTGTGGCGGAGGATGTTGGCGGCTCAATACATGGTTATCGTATTGACGTTGCATTTGATAGCCACGCTGAGGCACTGATGTTTGGCAGACAGGATCTCGAAATCTTTATCATGGAGTAG
- a CDS encoding serine hydroxymethyltransferase: MKKEEMLNHLKAFDPAIFTFLQDEIQRQRCTLSLIPTVNAMSPLAAFLEGSALANSTLEGCGARHASSVEELVRTRAQELFGSAHAVVRLGNIAAASRVAFLALLQPGDTVLSFNRRKEEHCAGLNYHFENFGIDPALQKVDWDEVMQLAERVKPRLIIFSPVSYPCVPNYERLAAVARAVGAYLWVDIGQCVGLVAAGLIPSPVALADVVSFPTNDSLRGPDGAILLCTKELAPQMDAAVANTGHISLHMNHLAALGFALHAAAQPRFRAYGEQVLANSRALAAALKEQGINLLAGGTETHLILAAPAAGVDIVDTVHALGRMGIYVKRDKIPTMRPEIMLSALRLSTLNPTTRGLKEADMSIIADVLARTLSGKCPAEEEDSVCMKIAKLLMDKPTFSEEWMNEGAAAQTVAPTSDTGSVHEHAANERKTILKSLFK, encoded by the coding sequence ATGAAAAAAGAAGAAATGCTGAACCATCTGAAGGCATTCGACCCCGCGATCTTCACCTTCCTGCAGGACGAGATCCAGCGGCAGCGCTGCACTCTCTCGCTGATCCCGACGGTCAACGCCATGTCGCCGCTCGCTGCCTTTCTCGAGGGGAGTGCGCTCGCAAACAGCACCCTCGAGGGCTGCGGAGCACGTCATGCCAGTTCCGTCGAGGAGCTTGTCCGCACGCGCGCACAGGAACTCTTCGGCAGCGCGCACGCTGTCGTGCGGCTCGGCAACATCGCCGCAGCCTCGCGTGTCGCATTTCTTGCGCTGTTGCAGCCGGGCGATACCGTCCTCTCCTTCAACCGCAGGAAAGAGGAGCACTGTGCGGGGCTGAACTACCATTTCGAGAACTTCGGCATTGACCCTGCCCTCCAAAAGGTGGACTGGGACGAGGTCATGCAGCTCGCCGAACGTGTGAAGCCGCGCCTCATCATCTTCTCGCCTGTCAGCTATCCGTGCGTGCCGAACTACGAGCGGCTCGCCGCCGTTGCGCGCGCCGTGGGCGCATATCTCTGGGTCGACATCGGGCAGTGCGTCGGGCTCGTTGCGGCGGGGCTCATCCCCTCGCCCGTAGCGCTTGCCGATGTTGTCAGCTTCCCGACGAACGACTCGCTGCGCGGGCCTGACGGCGCGATCCTCCTCTGCACGAAGGAGCTTGCGCCGCAGATGGACGCCGCCGTCGCAAACACGGGGCATATCTCCCTGCACATGAACCACCTCGCCGCGCTCGGCTTTGCCCTGCATGCAGCTGCACAGCCGCGCTTCCGCGCGTACGGGGAGCAGGTGCTCGCGAACAGCCGCGCGCTCGCCGCAGCCCTCAAGGAGCAGGGCATCAACCTCCTCGCGGGCGGCACCGAGACCCATCTCATCCTCGCCGCTCCTGCGGCGGGCGTTGACATCGTGGACACGGTGCACGCCCTCGGACGCATGGGCATCTATGTCAAACGCGACAAGATCCCGACCATGCGCCCCGAGATCATGCTCTCCGCGCTGCGCCTCTCGACACTGAACCCGACCACGCGCGGGCTCAAGGAGGCGGACATGTCCATCATTGCCGACGTACTCGCGCGCACCCTCAGCGGGAAATGCCCCGCCGAGGAGGAGGATTCGGTGTGCATGAAGATCGCAAAGCTCCTCATGGACAAGCCCACCTTCTCCGAGGAGTGGATGAACGAGGGCGCAGCCGCACAGACTGTCGCGCCCACCTCCGACACGGGCAGCGTCCATGAGCACGCCGCCAACGAGCGGAAAACGATCCTCAAGAGCTTATTCAAATAA